DNA sequence from the Vicinamibacterales bacterium genome:
CAGGCCGTACTCGACGTTCTCACGCACGGTCAGCCAGCCGAACGAGGTGTACGCCTGGAACACCATGCCGCGGTCGCGCCCAACCTCGTCGACCCTCTTGCCTTCCAGTTGCACCTCGCCCGAAGTCGGCGCCAGCAGGCCGGCCACGGCCTTCAGGATCGTGGACTTGCCGCAGCCCGAAGGCCCAAGGAACACGACAATCTCGCCGCAGCCCGGCTTGTCGTGCACGTCGAGCGAGACGTCGCGCACGGCCTCGGTGCGGCGTCCTCCCCGATCGATGTAGGTGATGCACAGCTTGTCGAGACGGAGCTTCACGGCCAATTCGCTCATGCGGCCTTCTCCCGCCAGCGGAACAAGATGCTGGCACCGGCGCGAATCAGGCCGTCGGTGGCGAGGCCGATGCCGCCAATCACCAGCAGGCCGGCAAACGACCAGGATGCCTTCTGGTGGGTCCGCGCCAACTCGACCATGTAGCCCAGGCCGTGTTCGGGATTGACCGCTTCGGCGAGGATCACGTAGGTCCACGAGATCGCGTTCATCACCCGGAACGAGTCGAAGATCTCCGGCAGCGCCGCCGGCAGCAGCACCGTTCGCACCGCCTGCCACTTCGTCGCGCCGAGCGTCAGCGCCGTCTGGACCAGTTCCTCCGGCACCGCGCGGATTGCCGTGACCACGACGGGGAGGAGGTAGACGAAGACGCCCAGGAACAGGAAGGCGACCTTCTGGGACTCGTAGATCCCGAACCAGAGGATCAGCAGTGGAATGAACGCGGAGATCGGCATGTAGCGCAGCGGCGCCATGATGGGCTCGAAGATCCGATTGACCGGCTCGAACGCGCCCATCAGGATGCCGAGCGGCAGCGCCAGCGCGGACGCCAGCGCGAATGCGACCAGGATGCGCCTGGTCGACACCCAGATCGCCTGCCCGAGGTCGTACTGCAGGAACAGTTGCAGCGTCCCGCGCACGACCTCGCTCGGCGAGGGTAGGAAGTCAGCCGGGGCCAGTTGGCCGTACGAGATGACGCACCAGGCTCCGAGCACCAGGGTCGGTGCCACGAAGCCCAGGACGACCGCCAGCGGCCGCGGCAACGGTGCGCGGAGGGAGAACAAGTCGGAACGCTTCATCAGGACTCAGCATCCAGGAGCCAGGAGCCAGGAGTCAGGAGGCGCCCCTCCATCCCGACTCCTGAATCCTGCGTTCTTCGTGATCACTGCGAGGCCAGCACCACCTTGATGTCGGTGCGGCGGTTCAACTGGCGTCCGGTCTCGGTCGCGTTCGGAGCCACCGGGTTCGCCGAGCCGTGGCCGATCGTCTGGAAGCGGGTCGCCTGGATGTTCGGGAAATTCTTGAGCACGTAGTTCTTCACCGCCAACGCCCGCCGCTCGGACAGCGTCATGTTGGCCGTCGGCGACCCGGTCGAGTCGGTGTTCCCTTCGACTCGCAGGTACGTATTCCCGAACGACGTCATCGTCTCGCCCAGCGCGTCGAGTACGAAGTACGACCCCGCCATGATCTCGTCCGATCCCGGCGTGAAGTGGACCTGGATCTCCTTGTTGATGATCGCGCGGTCCTGCGGTGACGCCGGCTTGGCGGCCAGTTTCGGCTCCTCGACCTTCTGGCCGGGATACATCACGGCCAGTGACGAGATGAACCTCGTGTCTGCCCAGTCCCTGCCGGATACCGGCCGCGTCACCAGGCCCTTCTTCCGCCAGATCACGAAGGCCGTGTCGAACAGCGTGTCGTAGTGGGCCTTGCCGCCCGTGAGGCCGTAGAATTGCGCGTTGTCCGCGTACGGCGTCAGCTTGAGACCCGACAACATGCCGGAGACCGTGTCGTTGTCGAGCTTCAGCGCGCGGCCGACGAGCGCGTACGACGAGGCGGGGTCGCGCTTGATCGCCTCGATGCCCTCGAACCATCCCTGGACGAAATCACGCACCGTCCCCGGCGCCTGGTCGATGAGC
Encoded proteins:
- a CDS encoding ABC transporter permease codes for the protein MKRSDLFSLRAPLPRPLAVVLGFVAPTLVLGAWCVISYGQLAPADFLPSPSEVVRGTLQLFLQYDLGQAIWVSTRRILVAFALASALALPLGILMGAFEPVNRIFEPIMAPLRYMPISAFIPLLILWFGIYESQKVAFLFLGVFVYLLPVVVTAIRAVPEELVQTALTLGATKWQAVRTVLLPAALPEIFDSFRVMNAISWTYVILAEAVNPEHGLGYMVELARTHQKASWSFAGLLVIGGIGLATDGLIRAGASILFRWREKAA